One region of Flavobacterium pisciphilum genomic DNA includes:
- a CDS encoding ABC transporter permease has product MNRLLSIELQKIWKNNASRILTLAYFILLTFIALIASIKFDLGTFKFHLAEMGIFNFPFIWHFNTYIAAWLKFFLAIVIVSMMANEYSYGTLKQNLIDGLSKKEFILSKFYTVILFAFCSTVFVFIMSLILGLSFSSYTEIGIIFSGMEYLFAFFIKLTGFFSFCLFLGILVKRSAFALGFLLVWSILEGIIKTVLMFVIFPDSKIADYFIRLLPLEAMSNLIVEPFTRLSVIKNIGIQMGVENTKNYNVDYISVAIVLIWTFLFIFFSYKLLKSRDL; this is encoded by the coding sequence ATGAACAGACTTCTCTCTATAGAACTACAAAAAATTTGGAAAAATAACGCCAGTCGTATATTAACCTTAGCCTATTTTATCCTCCTTACGTTTATTGCATTAATTGCTTCTATAAAATTTGACTTAGGTACTTTTAAATTTCATTTAGCCGAAATGGGAATTTTTAATTTCCCTTTCATTTGGCATTTCAACACCTACATTGCAGCTTGGTTAAAGTTTTTCTTAGCAATTGTAATTGTCTCTATGATGGCAAATGAATATAGTTATGGTACCTTAAAACAAAATCTTATCGATGGCTTAAGTAAAAAAGAATTTATTTTATCGAAGTTCTATACCGTAATTTTATTTGCTTTTTGCTCTACAGTCTTTGTATTCATAATGAGCTTAATTTTAGGATTATCTTTTTCTTCTTATACCGAAATTGGAATTATTTTTTCAGGAATGGAATATCTTTTTGCCTTTTTTATAAAACTAACTGGATTCTTTTCATTCTGTTTATTTTTAGGAATATTGGTAAAACGCTCTGCATTCGCATTGGGTTTTCTACTGGTTTGGAGTATTCTTGAAGGTATTATAAAAACTGTTCTTATGTTTGTTATTTTTCCTGATAGCAAAATTGCAGATTATTTTATCCGATTACTTCCTCTTGAGGCCATGTCTAACTTAATCGTTGAACCTTTTACAAGGCTATCAGTTATAAAAAATATCGGTATACAAATGGGAGTTGAAAACACAAAAAATTATAATGTTGATTACATTTCTGTAGCAATTGTTTTAATTTGGACGTTCCTTTTCATTTTCTTTTCTTATAAATTACTAAAGAGCCGAGATCTATAG
- a CDS encoding T9SS type B sorting domain-containing protein, translating into MKSAKIFISTLFIFCFGIKTNAQSIIIDDTKSPQELIEKVLVNSSCASVMNPLTKGDEHTPGRNSFAYFNAGTSNFPFKEGVVLSTWTSENSIGPLIKDDGGGGNSLWLGDSDLDQILGIKSINATVLEFDFSPLTNFISFNYIFASNEYQNVYPCYYSDGFAFLIKEKGSSEPYKNLAVLPNTTIPVSSMTVRPKVEPVTDNKGNVIPGCPAVNETYFNGLNTIGTGATNYAGQTIVMKSETNVVAGKTYHIKLVIADDRNVYYDSAIFLEAGSFTSKIDLGEDRESSTNNPLCYGDELVLDTKLFSPPGSKYVYEWYKDGVKNNTATDPTYTVKEAGTYRVNVLMAPSTCTASDEIKIEYAPEITVTNTTLIQCDIDSDNSTTFNLTKVDAIIKNNNPDLSIVYYKSLADAQAKLNPIVDPKNYINSSPTETIHARVENKNGCPKYAELQLKISDNIILPQNPIAVCDQDTDGLYEFNLNTEVTPQILNGLPSGLLVNYYLSESNAITETNAVSNNFKNTIAFNQTIYARIINGPDCYAVIPIELIVNVFNPPNFDSETAYLCKDSVIDLSVATGFESYNWSTGSASNTIAVNTVGTYSVTVTDINGCEKTKKFNVVASDVATITGTQIKDFSANENSVLVEYTGIGNYEFSLDGSNYQDDPLFRGVLAGIYKAYARDKNGCGATISSIFYVLDYPRFLTPNGDGHNDTWKIKNLDQMPDYSISIFDRYGKLLKQMNATNIGWDGTYAGRDLPSDDYWFTLKFEDGKEVKGHFSLKR; encoded by the coding sequence ATGAAATCAGCAAAAATATTCATATCAACACTTTTCATCTTTTGTTTTGGGATAAAAACCAATGCACAATCTATAATCATTGATGATACAAAAAGTCCTCAAGAATTAATAGAAAAAGTATTGGTAAATAGTTCTTGCGCCTCAGTAATGAACCCTCTCACAAAAGGAGACGAACATACTCCAGGGCGCAATAGTTTTGCTTATTTTAATGCGGGTACAAGCAATTTCCCATTTAAAGAAGGTGTAGTACTTAGCACTTGGACTAGTGAGAACTCCATTGGGCCTTTAATTAAAGATGATGGTGGTGGTGGAAACAGCTTATGGCTGGGAGATTCTGATTTGGATCAAATATTAGGCATTAAATCTATAAATGCTACAGTTTTAGAATTTGATTTTTCACCATTAACCAATTTTATAAGCTTCAATTATATTTTTGCGTCTAATGAATACCAAAATGTGTATCCATGTTATTATTCTGATGGCTTTGCCTTCCTAATAAAAGAAAAAGGCAGCAGTGAACCTTATAAAAATTTAGCAGTATTACCAAACACTACTATACCAGTTTCATCTATGACTGTTCGCCCAAAAGTTGAACCAGTTACAGATAATAAAGGCAATGTCATTCCTGGATGCCCTGCTGTAAATGAGACTTATTTTAATGGTTTAAACACTATAGGTACAGGCGCTACAAATTACGCAGGACAAACTATTGTAATGAAATCCGAAACCAATGTAGTTGCTGGAAAAACGTATCATATAAAATTGGTTATTGCCGATGATAGAAACGTATATTATGATTCAGCTATTTTCCTTGAAGCCGGAAGCTTTACTTCAAAAATAGATTTAGGAGAAGACCGAGAATCTAGTACAAATAATCCGTTATGTTATGGAGACGAATTAGTACTAGATACAAAACTTTTTTCTCCTCCTGGTTCAAAATACGTTTACGAATGGTACAAAGACGGTGTCAAAAACAACACAGCTACAGATCCAACATATACTGTTAAAGAAGCTGGAACATACAGAGTAAATGTTTTAATGGCTCCTTCTACATGTACCGCATCTGATGAAATAAAAATTGAATATGCACCAGAAATCACTGTTACAAATACCACATTAATTCAATGTGATATTGACTCTGATAATAGTACTACGTTTAATCTAACCAAAGTTGACGCAATAATAAAAAACAACAATCCAGATCTAAGCATTGTCTATTATAAATCGTTAGCAGATGCTCAAGCAAAATTAAATCCAATTGTAGATCCTAAAAACTATATCAATAGCTCCCCTACAGAAACTATTCATGCAAGAGTTGAAAATAAAAATGGCTGTCCTAAGTATGCAGAGCTCCAATTAAAAATATCAGATAACATCATTCTTCCACAAAATCCTATTGCAGTTTGCGATCAAGATACTGATGGACTGTATGAATTTAATTTGAATACTGAAGTTACACCACAAATCTTAAATGGCTTACCTTCTGGTTTATTGGTCAATTATTACTTAAGCGAAAGCAATGCAATTACTGAAACTAACGCTGTATCCAATAATTTCAAAAATACAATTGCTTTTAACCAAACCATATATGCGCGCATTATTAATGGTCCAGATTGTTACGCTGTAATTCCAATTGAATTAATAGTCAATGTATTTAACCCTCCTAATTTTGATTCTGAAACTGCCTACCTATGTAAAGACTCAGTAATTGATTTATCTGTTGCAACTGGATTTGAAAGCTATAATTGGAGCACAGGATCTGCTTCCAACACAATTGCTGTAAATACTGTTGGAACATATTCCGTTACAGTAACAGATATAAATGGTTGTGAAAAAACTAAGAAATTTAATGTTGTTGCCTCAGATGTGGCTACAATTACTGGAACTCAAATTAAAGATTTTTCAGCAAATGAAAATTCAGTTTTAGTAGAATATACTGGAATTGGAAATTATGAATTCTCTTTAGATGGTTCAAATTACCAAGACGATCCTTTATTCAGAGGAGTTCTTGCTGGAATTTACAAAGCATACGCAAGAGATAAAAATGGTTGCGGAGCAACTATATCATCAATCTTTTATGTTCTTGATTACCCTCGATTCTTAACTCCTAACGGAGACGGACACAATGATACTTGGAAAATTAAAAACCTAGATCAAATGCCTGATTATTCCATCTCTATTTTTGATCGTTATGGAAAATTATTAAAACAGATGAACGCTACTAACATAGGATGGGATGGAACTTATGCTGGCCGTGATCTTCCTTCTGATGATTATTGGTTTACTTTAAAATTTGAAGACGGGAAAGAAGTCAAAGGTCATTTTAGTTTAAAAAGATAA
- a CDS encoding SdiA-regulated domain-containing protein → MKNYISLIVAFILLACQQDSSVLKTLYPLPKKLKEVSGITYFPETSMLWALEDSGNANKIYGLNAQGEIAKTITITNATNVDWEDITKDKAGNLYIGDFGNNDNMRKDLCIYKIDKSALGKENAVSSYKISFAYPEQKDFPPKKTQLFYDVEGFFEFKNNFYLFTKNRSKNFDGTASIYKIPNAAGKQKATLIGSFKTCSNYNHCAITSVAISPDMKKVVVLCHDKLILFQGFKGDNFHKGTQTEIDLGHFSQKEAVVFKDNTTLLIADEKTKKIGGNVYEYSFKK, encoded by the coding sequence ATGAAAAATTATATCTCTCTTATTGTTGCATTTATTTTGTTGGCTTGTCAGCAAGATTCTAGTGTGTTGAAAACATTATATCCTTTGCCTAAAAAGTTAAAAGAAGTTTCAGGAATTACTTATTTCCCTGAAACAAGTATGCTTTGGGCTTTAGAGGATAGTGGTAATGCTAATAAAATCTATGGATTAAATGCGCAAGGTGAAATTGCCAAAACAATTACAATTACAAATGCTACTAATGTTGATTGGGAAGATATTACCAAAGATAAAGCAGGAAATTTATATATTGGTGATTTTGGGAATAACGATAATATGCGTAAAGATTTATGTATTTATAAAATAGATAAATCGGCTTTAGGAAAAGAAAATGCTGTTTCTAGCTATAAAATTTCGTTCGCATATCCTGAGCAAAAAGATTTTCCTCCTAAGAAAACTCAACTGTTTTATGATGTTGAAGGCTTCTTTGAGTTCAAAAATAATTTCTATTTATTTACCAAAAATCGAAGCAAAAATTTTGACGGTACAGCTTCTATTTATAAAATACCAAATGCAGCAGGAAAACAAAAAGCAACTTTAATTGGTTCCTTTAAGACCTGTAGTAATTACAATCATTGTGCAATTACTAGTGTTGCAATTAGCCCTGATATGAAAAAAGTAGTTGTTTTGTGTCACGATAAATTAATACTTTTTCAAGGTTTCAAAGGTGATAATTTTCATAAAGGAACTCAAACTGAAATTGATTTAGGTCACTTTTCTCAAAAGGAAGCTGTTGTCTTTAAAGACAATACAACATTATTAATTGCTGATGAAAAAACTAAAAAGATTGGTGGTAATGTATATGAGTATAGTTTTAAAAAATAA
- a CDS encoding ABC transporter ATP-binding protein, whose translation METILTIQNLHKRYGRVQALKDISFEIQKGRVYGILGPNGSGKSTTLGIVLNVVNETSGRYSWFGGKIQTHDALKKVGAIIERPNFYPYMSAEENLKLVCKIKNIDYSKINEKLELVGLNERRKSKFSTFSLGMKQRLAIASALLNDPEILILDEPTNGLDPQGIHQIRDIIKKIASHGTTILLASHLLDEVEKVCTDVVVLRKGEILYSGPVGGMSSNEGFFEIQADDTEKLISVTETHPAVDSVIKEKEVVLVYLKSDLSAAELNQFLFSQNIFLNHLVKRKNSLEEQFLELTNNASIKNK comes from the coding sequence TTGGAAACAATACTCACAATACAGAACCTACATAAAAGATATGGGCGAGTTCAAGCTCTGAAAGATATTTCTTTCGAAATACAAAAAGGCCGTGTTTATGGAATTCTAGGTCCTAACGGAAGTGGAAAGTCAACAACATTGGGAATCGTTTTAAATGTAGTAAACGAAACTTCTGGGCGATACAGCTGGTTTGGTGGAAAAATACAAACCCATGATGCATTAAAAAAAGTAGGCGCAATTATCGAAAGACCAAACTTTTATCCTTACATGAGCGCTGAAGAAAACCTGAAACTGGTTTGTAAAATCAAGAACATTGATTATTCTAAGATAAACGAAAAATTAGAATTAGTAGGTCTAAACGAGCGAAGAAAAAGCAAGTTTAGTACTTTTTCATTAGGAATGAAACAGCGTCTAGCTATAGCGTCAGCCTTACTGAACGATCCCGAAATATTAATTCTTGACGAACCTACAAACGGATTGGATCCTCAAGGAATTCATCAAATTCGTGATATCATAAAAAAAATAGCCTCACATGGTACAACAATATTACTTGCTTCCCATTTATTAGATGAAGTTGAAAAAGTATGTACTGATGTAGTGGTTTTAAGAAAAGGAGAAATTTTATATTCTGGTCCGGTTGGTGGCATGTCCTCAAACGAAGGTTTCTTTGAAATACAAGCAGATGATACTGAAAAATTAATTTCTGTAACAGAAACACATCCTGCTGTAGATAGCGTTATAAAAGAAAAAGAAGTGGTTTTAGTTTATTTAAAAAGTGACTTAAGCGCTGCAGAATTAAACCAATTTTTATTCTCACAAAACATCTTCTTAAATCATTTAGTAAAACGTAAAAACAGTTTAGAAGAACAATTTCTAGAACTAACCAATAACGCTTCTATAAAAAACAAATAA
- a CDS encoding metallophosphoesterase — protein sequence MKLFSDNHFTNRINTYLIGISGFFLIQSCATHHVQVGKDVQNPISQNALDTTKIAHTLYLIGDAGNADEEQAQQTLELLHKRLQSSDKNSTLLFLGDNIYPYGFPSQKDPDAVALAEKKLTNQLELTKGYNGKTIFIPGNHDWYSGIEGIERQSKFVTTYLNNKKAFLPQKSCAIEQLKINKQTVLIAIDSQWYLEDWDDTPTMNDNCDIKTREGFFEELESILNKNREKTVLIAIHHPLMSNGTHGGQFSLKKQLFPLEQNIPLPVIGSVINLIRKTSGVSPQDIQNKVYTQFVKRIKTLLQSQDNVIVISGHDHNLQYINNENIKQIISGAGSKSEAAKAVYPNDFSYGGNGYASLTLYKNGDARLAFYGNEDKKEKVLFDQNIISVKDTVYHENLPSKFNATTQASIYTSEMTKKSFFHSFLFGKHYRKYYSMPIEARTVSLDTLFGGITPKREGGGHQSKSLRIVDKNGKEYVMRALKKSASRFLQSVAFKDQFVQDQFDDTYAENFLFDFYTTSHPYTPFAVGNLADKIGLSHTNPVLYYIPKQETLKGYNYNFGDELYMVEERPSSSQISLKTFGKPLDIISTDDVMKNLHKDEKYTIDEKEYIKARLFDMLIGDWDRHSDQWRWGEYHEGDKIIYKPIPRDRDQAFTKYDGALLSLLMQMPALRHMQSFKDDIRNVKWFNREPYPQDIAFLKTAHENDWINQAKYIQENLTDADIDASFNNLPKEVQDETIADIKHKLKLRKKELQKYAIEYYRVLQKTVLIVGTDKKDKFIITHKAKNKLDVEVYRIKKNGEELIYTKNFTAGKTKNVWVYGLDDDDVFEVKGDFNSRINIRLIGGQNNDSYIVTNGRRVKIHDFKSKNNTYELDSKTKTVLTDDYQTNLYDYEKPKYNSFSGLPYGGYNPDDGVKLGIIANYTVNKFNQNPYTQKHILKANYFFATDGYELIYDGHFPKVLGKWDFDVQSILTSPNFTINYFGYGNETVNNDEDLGMNYNRVRMRAIKVAPSIKKIGKYGSEINFTTSFEKIRIEETSGRFINAPGVTNPDVFKSQQYAGATVKYSFENYDLQSFPSMGFGFSIAGSWKVNLDDNKQNFPTLESKINFNHKIDSNGKLIFATIIKSKILFNNNFDFFQGATLGGDYDLRGYRNQRFLGNQSFYQSSDIRWSLGKIRKAILPMSYGILGGFDYGRVWVTGENSDKWHQSVGGGLWLNGLDVITARLTYFKSIDEKARIAFGIGFGF from the coding sequence ATGAAATTGTTTTCGGATAATCATTTTACAAATAGGATTAACACTTATTTAATTGGAATTTCTGGTTTCTTTTTAATTCAATCATGCGCAACACACCATGTACAAGTTGGAAAAGATGTCCAAAATCCTATTTCACAAAACGCGTTAGATACCACAAAAATTGCACATACTTTATATTTAATTGGAGATGCTGGAAATGCCGATGAGGAACAAGCACAACAAACTCTTGAACTTTTACACAAAAGACTACAAAGTTCTGATAAAAACTCGACACTTTTATTTTTAGGAGACAATATTTACCCTTATGGGTTTCCTAGTCAAAAAGATCCAGATGCTGTGGCTCTAGCCGAAAAAAAACTAACAAATCAGTTAGAATTGACAAAAGGCTACAACGGGAAAACAATTTTTATCCCTGGTAATCACGATTGGTATAGTGGGATTGAAGGAATAGAACGTCAATCTAAATTTGTAACAACATACCTAAACAACAAAAAAGCCTTTTTACCACAGAAAAGCTGTGCTATCGAGCAATTAAAGATCAATAAACAAACTGTTTTAATTGCCATAGATAGCCAATGGTATTTAGAAGATTGGGACGACACTCCTACTATGAATGACAATTGTGACATTAAAACCCGTGAAGGGTTCTTTGAAGAATTGGAAAGCATTTTAAACAAAAACAGAGAAAAAACTGTTCTTATAGCAATACACCATCCATTAATGAGCAATGGTACTCATGGAGGTCAATTTTCATTAAAAAAACAATTATTCCCTTTAGAACAAAACATTCCTCTTCCTGTTATTGGCTCTGTTATAAATTTAATTAGAAAAACATCTGGAGTAAGTCCACAAGACATACAAAATAAAGTCTATACACAATTTGTAAAAAGAATAAAAACGCTCTTGCAAAGTCAAGATAATGTTATTGTTATTTCTGGTCATGATCATAACTTACAATACATTAACAACGAAAACATTAAACAGATTATAAGTGGTGCAGGCTCAAAATCAGAAGCTGCAAAAGCGGTATATCCGAATGATTTTTCATATGGTGGTAATGGATATGCATCATTAACTCTTTACAAAAATGGAGATGCTAGACTTGCTTTTTATGGCAATGAAGACAAAAAAGAAAAAGTACTATTCGATCAAAATATCATTTCTGTAAAAGATACTGTCTATCATGAAAACTTACCTTCTAAGTTTAATGCAACAACACAGGCTTCTATTTATACAAGTGAAATGACTAAGAAAAGTTTTTTTCATAGTTTTTTATTTGGGAAGCATTACAGAAAATATTATAGCATGCCAATTGAAGCTAGAACAGTTTCTTTAGACACCCTTTTTGGAGGTATAACTCCAAAACGAGAAGGTGGAGGTCATCAATCAAAATCACTACGAATTGTAGATAAAAACGGAAAAGAATATGTTATGCGTGCTTTGAAAAAAAGTGCATCCCGTTTTCTTCAATCCGTAGCATTTAAAGATCAATTTGTTCAAGATCAATTTGACGATACCTATGCTGAAAACTTTTTATTTGACTTTTATACCACTTCTCACCCATACACACCCTTTGCAGTAGGTAATTTGGCAGATAAAATTGGGCTATCACACACGAATCCAGTTTTATATTATATTCCTAAGCAAGAAACTCTTAAAGGTTATAATTATAATTTTGGGGATGAATTATATATGGTTGAAGAGCGTCCGTCTAGTAGTCAAATAAGTTTAAAAACTTTTGGAAAACCACTGGATATAATCAGCACTGATGATGTCATGAAAAACCTTCATAAAGATGAAAAATATACCATTGACGAGAAAGAATACATAAAAGCTAGACTATTTGACATGCTTATCGGTGATTGGGACCGACACAGTGACCAATGGCGTTGGGGTGAATATCACGAGGGAGATAAAATAATTTACAAACCAATTCCTAGAGATCGAGATCAAGCTTTTACAAAATACGATGGCGCATTACTTTCGCTTTTAATGCAGATGCCAGCATTACGCCATATGCAATCTTTTAAAGATGATATTAGAAATGTAAAATGGTTCAATCGTGAACCTTATCCACAAGATATAGCTTTCTTAAAAACAGCTCACGAAAATGACTGGATTAATCAAGCCAAATACATACAGGAGAATCTTACTGATGCAGATATTGATGCTTCCTTCAATAATTTGCCAAAAGAAGTGCAAGATGAGACGATTGCAGATATCAAACACAAATTAAAACTACGAAAAAAAGAACTCCAAAAATATGCTATCGAATATTATAGAGTGCTCCAAAAAACAGTTTTAATAGTTGGAACGGATAAAAAAGATAAATTTATAATTACACATAAAGCAAAAAACAAACTTGATGTAGAAGTATATCGTATCAAAAAAAATGGTGAAGAATTAATTTACACAAAAAATTTCACCGCTGGTAAAACAAAAAATGTTTGGGTTTACGGATTAGATGATGATGATGTTTTTGAAGTAAAAGGTGATTTTAATTCTCGAATAAACATTCGCTTAATTGGTGGTCAAAACAATGATTCATACATAGTAACCAACGGAAGAAGAGTAAAAATTCATGATTTCAAATCAAAAAATAATACTTACGAATTAGATTCTAAAACCAAGACAGTACTCACTGATGATTATCAAACGAATCTTTATGATTATGAAAAACCAAAATACAATTCTTTCTCAGGTCTACCCTATGGTGGTTACAATCCTGATGACGGAGTAAAATTAGGTATTATTGCCAATTACACAGTAAACAAATTTAACCAGAACCCATATACTCAAAAACACATCTTAAAAGCCAACTACTTTTTTGCAACAGATGGATATGAGCTTATTTATGATGGTCATTTTCCAAAAGTCTTAGGTAAATGGGATTTTGATGTACAATCAATTTTAACGAGTCCAAATTTCACTATAAACTATTTTGGTTATGGTAATGAAACTGTAAACAATGATGAAGATTTAGGGATGAATTACAACCGTGTTCGTATGCGTGCTATAAAAGTAGCTCCATCTATTAAGAAAATAGGCAAATACGGAAGTGAAATTAATTTTACAACATCATTTGAGAAAATCAGAATCGAAGAAACCTCAGGTAGATTTATAAATGCTCCTGGAGTAACTAATCCTGATGTTTTTAAAAGCCAACAATATGCTGGTGCAACAGTAAAATACAGCTTTGAGAACTACGACCTACAATCATTCCCTTCAATGGGATTTGGATTTTCGATAGCTGGAAGCTGGAAAGTAAACCTAGATGACAACAAACAAAACTTTCCAACATTAGAAAGCAAAATCAATTTCAATCATAAAATTGATTCAAATGGCAAGCTAATTTTTGCAACTATAATCAAGTCAAAAATACTCTTTAATAATAATTTCGATTTTTTCCAAGGGGCAACTTTGGGAGGTGACTATGATTTAAGAGGATACCGAAATCAACGTTTTCTAGGAAATCAATCTTTTTATCAAAGTAGCGATATCCGTTGGAGTTTAGGAAAAATAAGAAAAGCCATCTTACCAATGTCTTACGGAATTCTTGGCGGATTTGATTATGGTCGTGTTTGGGTTACAGGAGAAAACTCCGATAAATGGCACCAATCCGTTGGTGGAGGTTTATGGCTCAACGGATTGGATGTAATTACTGCTAGACTTACTTATTTTAAAAGTATTGACGAAAAAGCAAGAATTGCCTTTGGTATAGGATTTGGGTTTTAA
- the typA gene encoding translational GTPase TypA — MESIRNIAIIAHVDHGKTTLVDKIMYHCQLFRDNENTGDLILDNNDLERERGITITSKNVSVQYKGTKINIIDTPGHADFGGEVERVLNMADGVCLLVDAFEGPMPQTRFVLQKAIDLGLKPCVVINKVDKENCTPEEVHEKVFDLMFELGASEEQLDFPTVYGSAKNNWMSDDFRNQTENIEPLLDMVIANVPAPKVSEGTPQMLITSLDFSAFTGRIAIGRLERGILKEGMPISLVKRDGTVIKSRIKELHTFEGLGRKKVEQVIAGDICAIVGVEGFEIGDTIADHEKPEGLASIAIDEPTMSMLFTINDSPFFGKEGKFVTSRHIRERLTKELEKNLAMKLGETDSADKFMVFGRGVLHLSVLIETMRREGYELQIGQPQVIIKEVDGKKCEPIEELTIDLPENLSGRAVEFVTLRKGEMLSMETKGERMIIKFNIPSRGIIGLRNQLLTATAGEAIMSHRFIGYEPYKGEISGRNKGSLISMEKGKAIPYSIDKLQDRGKFFVEPNAEIYEGQVIGENSRGDDMCVNVTKEKKQSNVRSSGNDDKARIIPPIIFSLEEALEYIQKDEYVEVTPKSIRLRKIYLTETDRKRFKI; from the coding sequence ATGGAATCTATTAGAAATATTGCAATTATTGCCCACGTCGATCACGGTAAAACCACTTTGGTTGATAAAATTATGTATCACTGTCAGTTATTTCGTGACAACGAAAACACAGGTGATTTAATTCTTGATAATAATGATTTAGAACGCGAGAGAGGTATTACTATTACTTCTAAAAACGTTTCAGTTCAATACAAAGGAACAAAAATCAATATTATTGACACCCCTGGTCACGCCGATTTTGGTGGTGAAGTAGAACGTGTACTAAACATGGCCGATGGTGTATGTTTGCTAGTAGATGCTTTTGAAGGGCCAATGCCACAAACTCGTTTTGTATTACAAAAGGCAATCGACTTAGGTTTGAAGCCATGCGTTGTTATCAATAAAGTTGATAAAGAAAACTGTACTCCAGAAGAAGTACATGAAAAAGTTTTTGACTTAATGTTTGAATTAGGTGCTTCAGAAGAACAATTGGATTTCCCAACTGTTTATGGATCAGCTAAAAATAACTGGATGTCTGATGATTTCAGAAATCAAACAGAAAACATAGAGCCTTTACTAGATATGGTAATTGCTAATGTTCCTGCTCCTAAAGTTTCAGAAGGAACTCCACAAATGTTGATTACATCTTTAGATTTCTCTGCATTTACAGGTCGTATCGCTATTGGTCGTCTTGAAAGAGGTATTCTAAAAGAAGGTATGCCAATCTCTTTAGTAAAAAGAGATGGTACTGTAATAAAATCAAGAATCAAAGAATTACATACTTTTGAAGGTCTTGGACGTAAAAAAGTAGAACAAGTTATTGCAGGTGATATCTGTGCTATAGTTGGTGTTGAAGGTTTTGAAATTGGTGACACTATTGCAGATCACGAAAAACCAGAAGGGTTAGCTTCTATTGCTATTGATGAGCCTACTATGAGTATGTTGTTTACAATTAATGACTCTCCTTTCTTTGGTAAAGAGGGTAAATTTGTAACTTCTCGTCATATCAGAGAAAGATTGACAAAAGAATTAGAGAAAAACTTAGCTATGAAGTTAGGTGAAACTGATTCTGCTGATAAATTCATGGTTTTTGGTCGTGGTGTACTTCACTTATCTGTTCTTATTGAAACAATGAGAAGAGAAGGATATGAATTACAAATTGGTCAACCACAAGTTATCATCAAAGAAGTTGATGGTAAAAAGTGTGAGCCAATTGAGGAATTAACAATCGACTTACCAGAAAATCTTTCAGGTAGAGCGGTTGAATTCGTTACACTTCGTAAAGGAGAAATGTTGAGTATGGAAACTAAAGGTGAGCGTATGATTATTAAATTTAATATTCCATCTCGTGGAATTATTGGATTGCGTAATCAATTACTTACTGCTACTGCAGGTGAAGCTATCATGTCACACCGTTTTATAGGATACGAGCCTTACAAAGGAGAAATTTCAGGACGTAACAAAGGTTCTTTGATCTCTATGGAAAAAGGAAAAGCTATTCCTTATTCTATTGATAAATTACAAGATCGTGGTAAGTTTTTTGTTGAGCCAAATGCTGAAATTTACGAAGGACAAGTTATTGGAGAAAATTCTCGTGGTGATGATATGTGTGTAAACGTAACTAAAGAGAAAAAACAATCTAACGTTCGTTCATCTGGAAATGATGATAAAGCAAGAATCATTCCTCCAATTATTTTCTCATTAGAGGAAGCTTTAGAGTACATTCAAAAAGATGAATATGTAGAGGTTACACCAAAATCTATTCGTTTGAGAAAAATCTATTTGACTGAAACTGATAGAAAAAGATTTAAAATCTAA